A genomic window from Salvelinus alpinus chromosome 10, SLU_Salpinus.1, whole genome shotgun sequence includes:
- the LOC139532509 gene encoding filamin A-interacting protein 1-like isoform X1, which yields MRSRSNSLEDTAKAKLAQHQARSQRRATEREEPQGRGAGRARHREPPDDTGTNTGTVQRKEKEGSGSSGSGSASSNSRREKAAGGKTRDLSRDDLLFLLSMLEGELQARDEVITVLKAEKIDLALLEAQYGFVTPQKVLQALQRDTVQSKAETFQEDIYERPMAELDKLVEKQRETHRRMLEQLLLTEQSHKRALYKLDDEKRNHGDFMRKSDEFTNLLEQERERLKLLIDQEKAYQERKEEENNKKVTSLKEELTKLKSFALMVVDEQQRLTEQLTQQTAKVQELTASASHTQEELSSASAKVQEGEEKVFRLETELGDQASRFHQEQETMTAKLTSEDAQNRQLKQKLSTLSRQLDELEETNKTLRRAEDELQELRDKISRGECGNSSLMDEVEELRKRVLEMEGKDEELVRMEDQCRDLNKKLEKEASQSRSLKADVDKLNHRIMELEKLEDAFGKSKQECNALKCNLDKERTVSKVLSREMDILKARVKELEVVEGQLEKTELTLKEDLTKLKTLTVMLVDERKTMAEKLKAMEDKVHNSTGKLQAEQDKVTTVTEKLIEESKKALRSNAELEEKMCGATKDRDELKAKLQAEEEKSNDLQSKVTMMKKRLQSLEAAEREFLRNKAKEENIKAPIANRSQQEDYKVKDLTQEVERLRRKLKDMKVVEDDLLKTEDEFESMEKRYSREQERATALMEELEISRNELLKYQLAEKQESNQEHILYKRLKEEEAKSSHLTREVAALKEKIHEYMGTEENICRMKNDHSTLQRKLTLQEVKNKELAREMETLNRELERYRRFSKSLRPGMNGRRFSDLQVCTKEVQTDPADHLRPNYKSIAPLERAVVNGKLYEESDSEDDPNYNNELPLAQCNPSLFNNVNNLNNNIRRVPFLKTKESHNPVNGKVQVPRQNGNHVQQGDVFLTHSPGQPLHIKVTPDHGHNMAMLEITSPTAENTQSYTSTAVIPTSGGPPKQRITIIQNASISPTTRNKGQRSPSSDGSPCTPDRAISPFTMATYSRAMTPDSSGSVTPDRAMSPIQIVSVTTGTPDRSLSTEPVEVMGGHAVFRVTPERQSSWQVQRSNSSGPNVITTEDNKIHIHLGSPFIQSLNTTPQPVSPCYSPGQEQRTPVLSNGTPVKGNSKITSSITIKPTSTPNKRPSQITIPLEAFRRPGPTRIPKPKAYSTKGTNSVVNPGQSNKGQPQTALSSEKALQGTQSAANNLNMVNGPTRI from the exons ATGCGTTCCCGTAGCAACAGCCTAGAGGACACAGCAAAGGCCAAGCTGGCTCAGCACCAGGCACGATCGCAGCGGCGGGCCACAGAACGTGAGGAGCCCCAGGGCAGGGGTGCAGGACGGGCCAGGCACAGGGAGCCCCCCGAtgacacaggcacaaacacaggCACTGTCCAGAGGAAGGAAAAGGAGGGCAGCGGCAGCAGTGGGAGTGGCAGTGCCAGCAGTAACAGTCGGAGGGAGAAGGCAGCAGGCGGGAAGACCAGGGACCTCTCCCGAGACGACCTTCTGTTCCTGCTCTCCATGCTAGAAGGAGAACTGCAG GCCAGAGACGAGGTGATcacggtgttgaaggctgagAAGATTGACTTGGCCCTCTTGGAGGCCCAGTATGGGTTCGTCACCCCACAGAAGGTCCTTCAGGCCCTGCAGAGAGACACCGTCCAGAGCAAGGCTGAGACCTTCCAGGAGGACATCTACGAGAGGCCCATGGCTGAG CTGGACAAGCTGGTGGAGAAGCAGAGGGAGACCCACCGTCGCATGCTGGAGCAGCTGCTGCTGACTGAGCAGTCCCACAAGCGCGCCCTGTACAAGCTGGATGACGAGAAGAGGAACCATGGAGACTTCATGAGGAAGAGTGACGAGTTCACCAACCTGCTGGAGCAGGAACGAGAAAG ACTGAAGTTGCTCATTGACCAGGAAAAGGCCTATCAggaaaggaaagaggaggagaacaacaagaaGGTCACCAGCCTAAAGGAAGAGCTGACCAAGCTGAAGTCGTTTGCGTTGATGGTCGTGGACGAGCAGCAGCGCCTCACAGAGCAATTGACCCAACAGACTGCTAAGGTCCAAGAACTGACCGCGAGCGCCTCCCACACCCAGGAAGAGCTGAGCTCTGCTAGTGCAAAGGtgcaagagggggaggagaaagttTTTCGCTTGGAGACAGAGCTAGGCGACCAAGCCAGTCGCTTTCACCAGGAACAGGAGACCATGACAGCCAAACTGACCAGCGAGGATGCCCAGAACCGGCAGCTCAAGCAGAAACTATCCACACTCAGCCGGCAGCTGGATGAACTGGAGGAGACCAACAAGACCCTCCGGAGGGCCGAGGACGAGCTCCAGGAGCTGAGGGACAAGATCAGCCGCGGGGAATGTGGCAACTCCAGCCTCATGGATGAGGTGGAGGAGTTACGGAAAAGGGTTCTGGAGATGGAGGGGAAGGACGAGGAGTTGGTCCGAATGGAGGACCAGTGCAGGGACCTCAACAAGAAGCTGGAGAAGGAAGCCAGCCAAAGCCGTAGCCTGAAGGCTGATGTGGACAAGCTGAACCACAGGATCATGGAGCTGGAGAAACTAGAGGATGCGTTCGGCAAGAGCAAACAGGAGTGCAACGCGCTAAAGTGCAATCTGGACAAAGAGAGGACAGTGTCAAAGGTTCTGTCCAGAGAGATGGACATCCTGAAAGCGAGGGTCAAAGAACTGGAGGTCGTGGAGGGTCAGCTGGAGAAGACAGAGCTTACACTAAAGGAAGACCTCACCAAGCTGAAGACGCTGACGGTCATGCTGGTGGATGAAAGGAAGACCATGGCTGAGAAACTGAAAGCGATGGAGGACAAGGTCCATAACAGCACTGGCAAACTACAAGCTGAGCAGGACAAAGTCACAACAGTAACAGAGAAGCTTATCGAGGAGAGCAAGAAAGCCCTAAGGTCGAATGCTGAGCTTGAGGAGAAAATGTGTGGCGCCACCAAGGACAGGGATGAACTCAAGGCCAAGCTCCAAGCCGAGGAGGAAAAGAGCAATGACCTGCAGTCCAAAGTTACCATGATGAAGAAGAGGTTGCAGTCACTGGAAGCTGCAGAGAGGGAATTCCTGAGGAACAAAGCCAAAGAGGAAAACATCAAGGCGCCCATCGCCAACCGCTCCCAACAAGAGGACTACAAAGTCAAAGACCTTACACAGGAAGTTGAGCGCCTGAGGCGAAAACTTAAAGATATGAAGGTTGTCGAAGACGACTTGTTGAAGACTGAGGATGAGTTTGAGTCAATGGAGAAGAGATACTCCAGGGAACAAGAGCGAGCAACGGCCTTGATGGAGGAGTTGGAAATATCCAGGAACGAGCTCTTAAAGTACCAACTGGCAGAGAAGCAAGAGTCCAACCAGGAGCACATCCTCTACAAGCGTCTGAAAGAGGAAGAGGCCAAGTCCAGTCATCTGACCCGAGAGGTGGCAGCCCTAAAAGAGAAGATCCATGAATATATGGGCACAGAGGAAAACATCTGTCGCATGAAAAACGACCACTCCACCTTGCAAAGAAAACTGACTCTGCAAGAGGTGAAAAATAAAGAACTGGCCAGAGAGATGGAGACCCTCAATCGGGAGCTGGAGCGATACCGTCGCTTCAGCAAAAGTCTCCGCCCAGGCATGAACGGCAGACGTTTCTCAGACTTACAGGTGTGCACCAAGGAGGTACAGACAGATCCAGCAGACCACCTTCGACCCAACTACAAGAGCATCGCCCCACTGGAGCGGGCCGTGGTGAACGGAAAACTGTACGAAGAGAGTGACTCTGAGGACGATCCAAACTACAACAATGAGCTGCCCCTCGCCCAATGTAACCCCTCCCTCTTCAACAATGTCAACaacctcaacaacaacatcagGAGAGTCCCCTTTCTCAAAACCAAAGAAAGCCACAACCCAGTCAATGGGAAAGTGCAGGTTCCCAGACAGAATGGGAACCATGTGCAGCAAGGAGACGTGTTTCTGACACACAGCCCCGGGCAACCACTGCACATCAAGGTAACCCCAGACCACGGGCATAACATGGCCATGCTAGAAATCACCAGCCCCACCGCAGAAAACACCCAGTCATACACAAGCACTGCAGTCATCCCCACAAGCGGAGGTCCACCCAAACAAAGAATCACCATAATTCAGAACGCATCCATCTCCCCGACTACCAGAAACAAAGGTCAAAGGTCCCCCTCGTCAGATGGTTCCCCCTGCACTCCTGATCGAGCCATATCTCCCTTCACCATGGCCACCTACTCTAGAGCGATGACCCCAGACTCCTCTGGGTCGGTCACTCCAGACAGGGCTATGTCACCCATCCAGATCGTGTCGGTCACAACAGGCACTCCTGACCGGTCCCTGTCCACGGAGCCAGTAGAGGTCATGGGAGGTCATGCAGTCTTCAGGGTGACACCAGAGAGGCAGAGCAGCTGGCAGGTTCAGAGGTCCAACAGCTCCGGCCCCAACGTCATCACCACAGAGGACAACAAAATCCACATTCACTTAGGGAGCCCCTTTATTCAGAGCTTAAACACTACACCCCAGCCTGTGAGCCCATGCTACTCACCTGGGCAGGAGCAGAGAACTCCTGTGTTATCCAATGGTACCCCTGTCAAAGGCAACAGCAAAATCACAAGTAGCATCACTATAAAGCCAACATCCACCCCAAACAAAAGGCCTTCACAAATTACA ATCCCCTTGGAAGCATTCCGACGCCCAGGCCCAACCAGGATCCCCAAACCTAAAGCCTACAGTACAAAAGGAACAAACAGTGTGGTCAATCCAGGGCAGAGCAATAAAGGACAGCCCCAGACAGCGCTCTCCTCAGAGAAGGCACTGCAGGGTACTCAGAGTGCAGCCAACAACCTAAATATGGTCAACGGCCCCACTAGAATATAA
- the LOC139532509 gene encoding filamin A-interacting protein 1-like isoform X2: MVVDEQQRLTEQLTQQTAKVQELTASASHTQEELSSASAKVQEGEEKVFRLETELGDQASRFHQEQETMTAKLTSEDAQNRQLKQKLSTLSRQLDELEETNKTLRRAEDELQELRDKISRGECGNSSLMDEVEELRKRVLEMEGKDEELVRMEDQCRDLNKKLEKEASQSRSLKADVDKLNHRIMELEKLEDAFGKSKQECNALKCNLDKERTVSKVLSREMDILKARVKELEVVEGQLEKTELTLKEDLTKLKTLTVMLVDERKTMAEKLKAMEDKVHNSTGKLQAEQDKVTTVTEKLIEESKKALRSNAELEEKMCGATKDRDELKAKLQAEEEKSNDLQSKVTMMKKRLQSLEAAEREFLRNKAKEENIKAPIANRSQQEDYKVKDLTQEVERLRRKLKDMKVVEDDLLKTEDEFESMEKRYSREQERATALMEELEISRNELLKYQLAEKQESNQEHILYKRLKEEEAKSSHLTREVAALKEKIHEYMGTEENICRMKNDHSTLQRKLTLQEVKNKELAREMETLNRELERYRRFSKSLRPGMNGRRFSDLQVCTKEVQTDPADHLRPNYKSIAPLERAVVNGKLYEESDSEDDPNYNNELPLAQCNPSLFNNVNNLNNNIRRVPFLKTKESHNPVNGKVQVPRQNGNHVQQGDVFLTHSPGQPLHIKVTPDHGHNMAMLEITSPTAENTQSYTSTAVIPTSGGPPKQRITIIQNASISPTTRNKGQRSPSSDGSPCTPDRAISPFTMATYSRAMTPDSSGSVTPDRAMSPIQIVSVTTGTPDRSLSTEPVEVMGGHAVFRVTPERQSSWQVQRSNSSGPNVITTEDNKIHIHLGSPFIQSLNTTPQPVSPCYSPGQEQRTPVLSNGTPVKGNSKITSSITIKPTSTPNKRPSQITIPLEAFRRPGPTRIPKPKAYSTKGTNSVVNPGQSNKGQPQTALSSEKALQGTQSAANNLNMVNGPTRI; the protein is encoded by the exons ATGGTCGTGGACGAGCAGCAGCGCCTCACAGAGCAATTGACCCAACAGACTGCTAAGGTCCAAGAACTGACCGCGAGCGCCTCCCACACCCAGGAAGAGCTGAGCTCTGCTAGTGCAAAGGtgcaagagggggaggagaaagttTTTCGCTTGGAGACAGAGCTAGGCGACCAAGCCAGTCGCTTTCACCAGGAACAGGAGACCATGACAGCCAAACTGACCAGCGAGGATGCCCAGAACCGGCAGCTCAAGCAGAAACTATCCACACTCAGCCGGCAGCTGGATGAACTGGAGGAGACCAACAAGACCCTCCGGAGGGCCGAGGACGAGCTCCAGGAGCTGAGGGACAAGATCAGCCGCGGGGAATGTGGCAACTCCAGCCTCATGGATGAGGTGGAGGAGTTACGGAAAAGGGTTCTGGAGATGGAGGGGAAGGACGAGGAGTTGGTCCGAATGGAGGACCAGTGCAGGGACCTCAACAAGAAGCTGGAGAAGGAAGCCAGCCAAAGCCGTAGCCTGAAGGCTGATGTGGACAAGCTGAACCACAGGATCATGGAGCTGGAGAAACTAGAGGATGCGTTCGGCAAGAGCAAACAGGAGTGCAACGCGCTAAAGTGCAATCTGGACAAAGAGAGGACAGTGTCAAAGGTTCTGTCCAGAGAGATGGACATCCTGAAAGCGAGGGTCAAAGAACTGGAGGTCGTGGAGGGTCAGCTGGAGAAGACAGAGCTTACACTAAAGGAAGACCTCACCAAGCTGAAGACGCTGACGGTCATGCTGGTGGATGAAAGGAAGACCATGGCTGAGAAACTGAAAGCGATGGAGGACAAGGTCCATAACAGCACTGGCAAACTACAAGCTGAGCAGGACAAAGTCACAACAGTAACAGAGAAGCTTATCGAGGAGAGCAAGAAAGCCCTAAGGTCGAATGCTGAGCTTGAGGAGAAAATGTGTGGCGCCACCAAGGACAGGGATGAACTCAAGGCCAAGCTCCAAGCCGAGGAGGAAAAGAGCAATGACCTGCAGTCCAAAGTTACCATGATGAAGAAGAGGTTGCAGTCACTGGAAGCTGCAGAGAGGGAATTCCTGAGGAACAAAGCCAAAGAGGAAAACATCAAGGCGCCCATCGCCAACCGCTCCCAACAAGAGGACTACAAAGTCAAAGACCTTACACAGGAAGTTGAGCGCCTGAGGCGAAAACTTAAAGATATGAAGGTTGTCGAAGACGACTTGTTGAAGACTGAGGATGAGTTTGAGTCAATGGAGAAGAGATACTCCAGGGAACAAGAGCGAGCAACGGCCTTGATGGAGGAGTTGGAAATATCCAGGAACGAGCTCTTAAAGTACCAACTGGCAGAGAAGCAAGAGTCCAACCAGGAGCACATCCTCTACAAGCGTCTGAAAGAGGAAGAGGCCAAGTCCAGTCATCTGACCCGAGAGGTGGCAGCCCTAAAAGAGAAGATCCATGAATATATGGGCACAGAGGAAAACATCTGTCGCATGAAAAACGACCACTCCACCTTGCAAAGAAAACTGACTCTGCAAGAGGTGAAAAATAAAGAACTGGCCAGAGAGATGGAGACCCTCAATCGGGAGCTGGAGCGATACCGTCGCTTCAGCAAAAGTCTCCGCCCAGGCATGAACGGCAGACGTTTCTCAGACTTACAGGTGTGCACCAAGGAGGTACAGACAGATCCAGCAGACCACCTTCGACCCAACTACAAGAGCATCGCCCCACTGGAGCGGGCCGTGGTGAACGGAAAACTGTACGAAGAGAGTGACTCTGAGGACGATCCAAACTACAACAATGAGCTGCCCCTCGCCCAATGTAACCCCTCCCTCTTCAACAATGTCAACaacctcaacaacaacatcagGAGAGTCCCCTTTCTCAAAACCAAAGAAAGCCACAACCCAGTCAATGGGAAAGTGCAGGTTCCCAGACAGAATGGGAACCATGTGCAGCAAGGAGACGTGTTTCTGACACACAGCCCCGGGCAACCACTGCACATCAAGGTAACCCCAGACCACGGGCATAACATGGCCATGCTAGAAATCACCAGCCCCACCGCAGAAAACACCCAGTCATACACAAGCACTGCAGTCATCCCCACAAGCGGAGGTCCACCCAAACAAAGAATCACCATAATTCAGAACGCATCCATCTCCCCGACTACCAGAAACAAAGGTCAAAGGTCCCCCTCGTCAGATGGTTCCCCCTGCACTCCTGATCGAGCCATATCTCCCTTCACCATGGCCACCTACTCTAGAGCGATGACCCCAGACTCCTCTGGGTCGGTCACTCCAGACAGGGCTATGTCACCCATCCAGATCGTGTCGGTCACAACAGGCACTCCTGACCGGTCCCTGTCCACGGAGCCAGTAGAGGTCATGGGAGGTCATGCAGTCTTCAGGGTGACACCAGAGAGGCAGAGCAGCTGGCAGGTTCAGAGGTCCAACAGCTCCGGCCCCAACGTCATCACCACAGAGGACAACAAAATCCACATTCACTTAGGGAGCCCCTTTATTCAGAGCTTAAACACTACACCCCAGCCTGTGAGCCCATGCTACTCACCTGGGCAGGAGCAGAGAACTCCTGTGTTATCCAATGGTACCCCTGTCAAAGGCAACAGCAAAATCACAAGTAGCATCACTATAAAGCCAACATCCACCCCAAACAAAAGGCCTTCACAAATTACA ATCCCCTTGGAAGCATTCCGACGCCCAGGCCCAACCAGGATCCCCAAACCTAAAGCCTACAGTACAAAAGGAACAAACAGTGTGGTCAATCCAGGGCAGAGCAATAAAGGACAGCCCCAGACAGCGCTCTCCTCAGAGAAGGCACTGCAGGGTACTCAGAGTGCAGCCAACAACCTAAATATGGTCAACGGCCCCACTAGAATATAA